From Caldicellulosiruptor hydrothermalis 108, a single genomic window includes:
- a CDS encoding ABC transporter permease, whose protein sequence is MQSSKKGIWATIYNQRQLIVLTFPFLIMVLIFNYFPLWGWLLAFKDYKPYLGFQNSEWVGFKNFADLFSDVYFFQALRNTLVISCLKLIFNFLSSITFAILLNEIKNMLFKRTVQTISYLPHFVSWVVAANIVYTVLSPDYGIINELLVKFHILKEPINFLGEPQYFWFIAPITEVWKEMGWNAIIYLAAMTNIDPQLYEAASIDGAGRLKRIWYITLPGILPTVKILLIMNVGWILNAGFEQMYLLQRPSTLDYSDILETYILRYGIGSGRWSYATAAGIFNSVVSLILVTTANRIASKIGEGERVF, encoded by the coding sequence ATGCAGTCATCTAAGAAAGGAATCTGGGCAACAATCTACAACCAGCGCCAGCTAATTGTTCTTACATTTCCTTTTTTGATTATGGTGCTGATTTTTAACTACTTTCCACTGTGGGGCTGGCTACTAGCTTTCAAAGACTACAAACCTTATCTTGGTTTTCAAAATTCAGAGTGGGTTGGATTCAAAAACTTTGCAGACCTATTTTCAGACGTTTATTTTTTCCAGGCGCTTAGAAATACCTTGGTCATAAGCTGTTTGAAGCTCATTTTTAACTTTTTGTCATCCATTACGTTTGCAATACTTTTGAATGAGATTAAAAACATGCTGTTTAAAAGGACAGTGCAGACAATTTCGTACCTTCCACACTTTGTTTCATGGGTTGTTGCGGCAAATATTGTATACACAGTGCTTTCACCTGACTATGGGATAATAAACGAACTTCTTGTCAAATTCCATATTCTAAAAGAACCAATTAACTTTTTGGGCGAACCTCAATATTTCTGGTTCATTGCACCAATTACTGAGGTTTGGAAAGAGATGGGCTGGAACGCAATTATATACTTGGCTGCAATGACAAACATCGACCCCCAGCTTTATGAGGCTGCAAGCATAGACGGTGCAGGCAGGCTAAAGAGAATATGGTATATAACCTTGCCAGGTATTCTACCAACTGTCAAGATTCTTCTTATCATGAACGTTGGATGGATTTTGAACGCTGGGTTTGAACAGATGTACCTTTTGCAAAGGCCATCAACTTTAGACTATTCAGATATCCTTGAGACGTACATCTTAAGATATGGTATTGGCAGTGGAAGATGGTCATATGCAACAGCAGCTGGTATTTTCAACTCAGTTGTGAGCTTGATTCTGGTTACAACTGCAAACAGAATAGCATCTAAAATTGGCGAAGGCGAAAGGGTATTTTAA
- a CDS encoding carbohydrate ABC transporter permease, with translation MQTSAKYRTTEDLVIDIVVYTVMIIVMIATLYPFWNILAISLNDALDSIRGGIYLWPRKFTLNNYRVILSNPDIYHATLISVLRAVIGSLTNVLSCLMVAYAISRKDYIFRRFISKVIVFTMYFSGGLIPTYLLMKNLHLVGTFWVYILPGMVSAFNIIVIRSYIDGLPQSLIESAKIDGASEYRILFQIIMPLCLPVLATVTLWVAVGQWNAWFDTFLYNSGKPELSTLQFELQKILQSVQSASTNPDFSASLTSSGRTVTPTAIRATMTVVATLPILFVYPFLQRYFIHGLTIGSIKE, from the coding sequence GTGCAGACATCAGCAAAGTACAGGACAACAGAGGATTTAGTCATTGACATTGTGGTATACACAGTCATGATAATCGTGATGATTGCAACACTCTATCCTTTTTGGAATATACTTGCTATTTCTCTTAACGATGCGCTTGATTCCATAAGAGGTGGAATATATCTGTGGCCAAGAAAATTTACACTTAACAACTATAGAGTCATCCTCAGCAATCCTGACATATACCATGCAACCCTCATATCAGTTTTGAGAGCTGTTATAGGAAGCCTCACAAATGTTCTTTCATGTTTGATGGTTGCATACGCAATTAGCCGAAAGGACTACATATTCAGAAGGTTTATCTCCAAAGTTATAGTGTTTACAATGTATTTTAGCGGTGGTCTTATTCCCACCTACCTTCTTATGAAAAACCTCCACCTTGTTGGAACGTTCTGGGTATACATTTTGCCTGGTATGGTAAGTGCGTTCAATATAATTGTGATAAGAAGCTATATAGACGGACTTCCTCAAAGTCTTATTGAATCAGCCAAGATTGACGGTGCAAGCGAATACAGGATACTTTTTCAAATTATTATGCCGCTTTGTCTTCCGGTTTTAGCAACTGTAACGCTTTGGGTTGCGGTTGGTCAGTGGAATGCATGGTTTGATACATTCCTGTATAACTCCGGCAAGCCAGAGCTTTCTACTTTGCAATTTGAGCTTCAAAAGATATTACAGTCTGTTCAGTCTGCATCAACCAACCCTGACTTCTCAGCATCACTTACATCATCAGGTAGAACTGTAACACCAACTGCTATTCGTGCAACCATGACAGTTGTTGCAACACTGCCCATACTTTTTGTATATCCGTTCCTGCAAAGATATTTCATACACGGTCTTACAATTGGTAGTATAAAAGAGTGA